From the genome of Lutra lutra chromosome 8, mLutLut1.2, whole genome shotgun sequence:
AAAGATGTTACAGACATATTTAGAAGCCTTTGTTATTACTTAATTAACCCCTCTTATTAAAGAAGAGATCTGTGCAAGTTCAACAAGTCTCAGTGGCAGCTCTGAGCATATTATGATCCTCTCAAATCCACGGTATGGAATCCTTCTGATTTAATACtgcttttctaagtttttaaaaaaattttatttatttgtcagacagaaagtccgagagagagagcacaagcagggggagcagaaggcagagggagaaacaggctccccaatgaacagggagcccgatgcagggctcaatccccaggaacctggcatcatgacctgagctgaaggcagatgcttaaccacctgagccatccaggcaccccttaatattcaagtaagattttttttgtttgtttttactatgaATTATATAGATTGTATAGTTGTTTTAAGAaggtctgcctctctgccattCTTTGTTAGACATCTCTTTAGGGCACTACTGATAAACTTGAAATTCATCCTATGCCTTGgagatttaaaatacaaaaagctaACTTATCTGCTTTCCTTATAAAATGCTAAAatactctgggggcgcctgggtggttcagttggttaagcgtctgactcttgattttggctcaggtcatgatctcagggttgtgagattgagccctgagttgggttctgcgctgggcatggagactgtttaagattctctttctccatttccctctgcccttcttccccactcactctctataaaacaaacaaacaaacaaacaaagcctaaagtACTCTAAAAATATCGTTATTATTATTGAAGCATGAAACCAAACCAGATTTTTTCCATGGAAAAGATTGTACTTGGCCTCCCAGATGATCCCAGAACTACATTTATTACAAATTTAAAGTACAATATTCCCGATTCAGAAATTCAGGTCTTAAAGAATCTATATTCCTGATTCAGAAATTCAGGTCTTAAAGAATCTATAAGTACCTAATAGTATTTTGTACTTACGTTGCCACTCCTAAAGGCCACTGAAAGATATCCACATCATCAACCCAGGGGCTGTCATATATTATGAAAAGCAGCTCCACAAATCCTCCATTTCTTCTGAGGAactggtttatccattcattattaCAATGTTCATTTCCAAGCAACACAACGGCGAGATGCTGGAGTTTTTTAGTTTGCACCAAATTTTGTGCATAAAGTAGCCACTGGGTGGCATAAAAGATCTTAGCCTTTTCTCTCCCATTTAGAATGAGTACCACGTTATTCACATCTATGGGAAAGTACCCTGGGACTACAGCTGGGCCAGTGATGAAGCTGTTAATACAACAAAACAAGAGCATGAGACAAAGAACAAAGGTATTTGATATCAgaagtttttaatcattttacataAAATCTACAGTGAGATGTAATCTGTattctttctagaaacataatTTCTATAATGCAAATTTTCCTGAACAGGTTTGAATGATAGAGCATGGATGTAAATCAATGGGAAGCTTTGGTTGTAGTAAGATCAACCGCATATGATAATCAGAAATGTGGTAGCTTTGTTGTTACTTTTAACCACATTCAAAATACGTGCTGGCCAGAGTTTGACCTGGTAAACTATTCACAGCTGAATTGTGTGAAACTCTGTATAGTTTCTCCTCTGTATAGTTTAAGTCAGTGGTTCCCACCTCTTTTATGTGGGAGTTACTGTTTCGCTCTTTATCTGAAGGAAGGGTAAGTGATGAATTGGAGGTGAGAAATGGAGGTTAAGTGAGAGATGGAGGGTGGCATTACAAACATCCACGGAGGTTAAGTCTCAAAAAATATGATAATtctatgtatatttgaaagtatGATATAAAAAATTGTGCTTAAATCTagtataagtataaatataaaaatatgaatgggaggatacacatacacaccagaTTCATTACAGGGGTTGCCTCTGAGGAGGAGCAAGAGAAAAGGAACTAGGGAATAGTACAAAGAAAGCTTCCCTATTACTGggaatatttaattcttttttttttttaagattttatttatttatttgacagagagagagagagatcacaagcaggcagagaggcaggcagagagagagggggatgcagactccctgctgggcagagagcccgacgtgggactcgatcccaggaccctgagatcatgacctgagccgaaggcagtggcttaacccactgagccacccaggcgccccgggaatatttaattcttttaagaggaaagttaaatgttggggcgcctgggtggctcagtgggttaagcctcagccttaggctcaggtcatctcagggtcctgggatcaagccccatatcgggctctctgcttagcacggagcctgctttccctaccccctctctctgcttgcctctctgcctacttgtgatctctgtctgtcaaataaataaataaaatcttaaaaaaaaaaaaaaaaagaggatgggacgcctgggtggctcagttggttaagcagctgccttcggctcaggtcatgatcccagcatcctgggatcgagtcccacatcgggctccttgctcatcagggagcctgcttctccctctgcctctgcctgccattctgtctgcctgtgcttgctctctctccctctctctctctgacaaataaataaataaaatcttaaaaaaaaaaaaaaaagaggaaagttaaaTGTCTAAAGGAAATATGACAGAGAACTAGAATTTGTTGGTTCTCCAGAATGGGTAAAtgtgggggtatagctcagtggtagagcatttgactgcagaatgGGTAAATGAGAATATGTTCTATTATTCTCTGTGAAAAAGCAAGATACAATATTGCATCTATAGTACAATTTTAATGACATAATACTAGACATAGAAAAAAGACCGGAAGTAGACATAACAAAATGCTGTCTAACCTTGTTTTTGGAATTCTGGGCACAGTGGAATTATGAGTGTGAAAATGTCTTCTGGCTTTCCCAAGTTACTATAATAACCACTTATtagtcttttaaattataaacctatcttaaaaaaagaaagatgtaataAAAACTCTGTTTTGCTTTAAACAACACTATCTCTTTATTAACTACCAGCAGGACTGGCCTGCAAAGGGCAGTGGATGCTCTGGGTTCAGGGTCTGAGTAGGATGTGAGGAGGAGGTGATGATTGGGAGGCTGCTTTGAAGGAAAGGGGGTGGTCTGGAGGGCAGGCCCAAGAGGCCCTTAGATTTACTTCCTTGTATAGGAATCATGGAAAGCTATGGCCAGGCcatcaaagaagaagaaattctcccattatccattttcttcttcatgtggTCAAGGACACCAGAGTCCTTCCAGTTCTTTGTGAAGGCAGCCAGTTCTGTATTCATAAATGTTAGGAACTCTGTCTTGGAGACTGTGCAGTTGTTACCCCCCTTTCCAGCAATCAGAGACTTGATGCACTAGGTAGGGCTGGACATTTTTGCCATGTCTTCATGGAGTGTGTGAGTGGCTGTGACCCTGCAGCAGTGGCACTGccagaagtttatttatttttaagtaatctttacacctgacatggggctcaaactcacaatcccgagatcaagagtcacatgctccatcacTGAGCTAGCCAGGACCCCCTCGCAGGATTATTTTGAAGACTAAATGCATTAACAGATGTACAGTGCTTAGAACAGAACCTGGCACAAAGGAATCACTATAGGAGTCTTGCTGCTGTTAttagttttattacttttattattatttaaataggtACTGCAACATCTCCctaccttcccttctcctttctgtttccagAACTGAATATTATCTCTCCTTCATGTACCTTCACAGAACCTTATCGATACATTCTTTATATTAATATGTTCAGTTAGGTTACAAGCAAGCCTGGGTCTCATTCTGTCTCTTGAAGGAACTTTGCCTATTTCTACTCATATCTATCATATATTGATTTACAGTTTAATTTCATAGGgcaacttcatttttaatttcttaggagGAATCTTACTTCGCTCATCATGGCCTTTGCTTATCCTTAAAAGACTGCCTTCTGAGTCCTATAATGTCCATATGCAGGAATTATCACAAGATATGTAACTAACTGTCCATCCGTTTGATAAAACAAAAGCTAGATGccacattatttattattatcagaGCTCAATTATGGTATTTCAATTAGCATCTGCTGctttaagaaaaagttgaaaaaaaagttgaacttaTTTCTAAAGATCATGACAGAGtaagttttaatttacatttcagaaaattcacccattttggctcagttggagaagtgtgtgactcttgatcttagggtcaagagttcgagccccatgatgggatagaggttacttaaataaataaaatcttaaaaaatataaaaatctgtttaCTTCTCAAGAACAATtactttgaaaagatacatgaaatGAAATTGCTTTCCAAGCGTGTAAAAAGTAAACAAGAATTAAAGGAGGAGAGAAACTTCAAATGAAATTGAGATTAACCatagcttttctttttgatttctgtgGGAAATAAGTGGAATCCTAATAGAAACCTGAATCCTTAGTTGACATTGTTTCCCCTAATAGTATAATTGTtacataaaataagcatttttaaaaaaagattttatttagttatttgacagacggagatcacaagtaggcagagaagcaggcagagggagagagaggaggaagcagactccgcactgagcagggagcccgatgcgggactcgatcccaggaccctgagatcatgacctgagctgaaggcagaggccttaacccactgagccacccagatgtccctgaaataagcatttaaaatgatttttatttcaacaaGAAGGCAGAATCTAATAGAAAATAGCACTCTTTCTTgagcaaaattacattttttcctaaagaaaataatcataattctACCTAcgtaaaaatctttagaaaatatggAGTCATAggtaaaagttttataaaaataaaaacttcagatGTCTTAATGATACATTGGTTttactgaatcagaaaaaaaaaaagagagagatttctgggcaaccctgggtggctcagctggttaagtgtctggatTTGTTCAGTTCAGGTCCCAGctcaatcctgggattgagtcctgcattaggctctttgctcagtggggagtctgcttctccctctgtgctctctcactcaaataaataacaaaatcttaaaaacaaaagatttctgAGTAACTGCATTAAAATGGCAATCTATACCATCAAATCATGAACGAATTCATATataagcatttttataaaattttcacaactctttttttatatatatatttttaaagattttatttatttatttgtcagagagagagggagagagagcaagcacaggcagacagaatggcaggcagaggcagagggagaagcaggctccctgatgagcaaggagcccaatgtgggactcgatcccaggacgctgggatcatgacctgagctgaaggcagctgcttaaccaactgagccacccaggcgtcccaaaattttCACAACTCTTAACAATAACTTTGCTACCACTTGAGTATTATAAAGTATGTGAACATGACtaatatatgaaagagaaaaatgaaaatatttttaagattatatattatTCAAGATATGGAATATTAAATGCTTATCAACAatcaaatgttataaaatttgGAGCATGAACTTTCCCATATAATCAGAAAtgttttgataaaaatgaaacagacaaaattaaaaaaaggaagtatctTGTAAAATGTTCAGGTAAGCTGTAATTACAATATATATTCATgagattcatttttctattcaCAAGTGGAAGTGAAATATTGTCTCTAAATaagttttcctcttattttctcctcatttttacATAAAACATTGTAGAGAAACACAGCAAACCTTAACGTTGCACAATTAATACCTGTAATGTGTTCTTCCTACAACTGAATTTCCTTCTCTCCACTGAGCAGTCACATCAGTGGGATCAAGTAAGCCTTCAAAAATATGCTCCCAGAGATACAAACctggtaattaaaaaaacaaaacaaaacaagaacaagcCCATTTACTGTCTCGTTTACTATGGTGTGTAATGAGTTTATGTTCTgctcatttatataatttataaatttatataatttataataatttatataatttgacCAGGAAAACAGATTATATTCCTTTTTGGTCCCCTGGCAGGCAGTTCTGCCAAGCAATAGCTCAAAATCATCAATATGGCGGTTAATATATGACAGAACTTAGAGGTTATCAGTGTGAGATGTGGCAGAATGTAGGTTATATTAAAGACAATAACCTCTCTTACTCTAAACCTGAGAAACCTATTACTACCTATTTTATCCCAACATGTATTATAATGTAAGTTACTACATGATTAGAATGTTTTCTGTATTATAATAAACTAGGGGAATTCGTCATTTTTTGCCAAACACCACCAGAGGAGCTCCTGTATCTATGCATACAGTGAATACATTAGGGAGATAGTAACTCCTCCTCACTTGAACACACACCCCTCATGGGATCATGTCCTCTGCAGACAAATGCCTTTGCATCTATCTCCTTAGGGTGGCTCCTGATATTTTACTGTCATTTCACCGGAATGAAAGCTCTGAGAGTAGAGGAAAGCAGAATGAAATAATCTGGGAGCCCTGTTTTACTTACATTGTCAGAAGTGCTTTGTTCTAGTCTCATTATGCCCCAGTACTAAAGGACACCCACAAAATAACTATTTAAACACCTAGCCAAACAGATAAAGCTTTCCACGTGTGGTGGCCCAATAATGCTTCCCTGTCCACCCAAGATGTCCAGAGATGTAATCTCTAGAATCTATGAATACATTATCCTACATggcaaaagaaacttttttttttaagattttatttattcatttgacagagagagagagagcgagtgcacaagtagggcaagtagcaggctcccaactgagcagggagcccaatgtggggctcgatcccaggaccctgggattataacttgagccaaaagcagattcttagctgactgagccacccaggcacccctgaaagaaATTTTCTATGTGTGATTAAGGACCCTGAGATGGGgaggttatcctggattatctggatgggcCCTAGGCAATCATAAGAGTCCCTACAAGGATGTAAGAGTGTCAGAGTGAGGGGAGGAGGTATTAGGATGAAAACAGAAGTTGGAGTGAAGCGGGGCCACGAGTCAAGCAATGTCACAGAAGTCAAGGAAAGAGATCTCAAGAAGCTGCACAAGTCAAGGAAAGAGATCCTCCTCTAGAGCCTCTAAAAAGAATATAGCCCTGTGGACACATTTTAGACTTCTACCTTCAAAAATGTAAGATTTAAGTttatgatgactatagttaataatactgttttatatatttgaaagttgttaagagagtagatcttaaaagttctcatcacaagaaaaaaaagtattaagtgTGTGTGATGATAGATATTAATTAGACTTATTATGTAGATAACTTCACAAAATACAAATATCTCAAACcgttatgttgtacacctgaaactaatataatgtcatatgtcaattacatcttaatttttaaaaagataataaatttgtattgtttaaatTCACTAAGGTTTTGGTAACTGGTTATGGCAGCTAAAGGAAACCAGAGATTATGGTATCTGGAAATGAGATACTActataacaaatattttgaaatctggaagtgCCTTTGGAATTGGGCATTGGGGAGAGGCTAGAACTTTGAGGAGCATGATTTTAAAATGCCTTAGACAGGTTATAGGTAGAAGTATGAGTGCTAGTGACTCAGCTAGTGAGAactcagaagagaaaaagcacaatAGAAATCAACCCCATATTGGTTTTTATAAACATCTAAGCAGACTGTGAGTAGAGATATGCAGGTTAAAAGTGCTGCTGGTGAGGGctcagaaggaaatgaggaacATATTATTAGAAACTGGAGAAAAGGGGATCCTGCTTATAATAGCACCAGAATGTTGAGCTGAATTGTGTCCAGAAGTTGTATGAAAAGTGGAATGTGTAAGTGATAAATCTGGATATTTAGCTAAAGAGATTTCCAGGTAGTGTTGAAGCTGTGGTCTGGCTTCTTCTTGCTAATTATAGTAAATGTAAGAGGAAAGAGTGATTGAGGGAGGAACTGTTAAGGAAGAAGGAGACGGGACTTGATGATTTGGGAAGGTCTCAGCTTGTTTAATTGCAAAGGGTGGAAAACTAGGAGATTCACTGTCAGGAATGCATGTTTCTGAAAGAAGGTGAAGGATGTAGCTGAGTATTTTTTGCTAGTGCCTCAAAAGGATAAGAAGGTTAAAATATTCAGTCACATAGATATTAGGTGTGTAATTCATGGGTCTTCTCAGCTATCTCAGCAGAAGCCAGAAACAGAGATGAGATTCTCTAGGAAAGACCTGGAAGAGTTCTTGTTTAATAGAGTTAATTCCTGTGACATACCTAGGAGACCCACAAGCTTCTTGAAAATGTTTAATCAGCAAAAACACTGCTGGCTTGgatgaaggagatggagagatgttgaaatgaaagaaaggtaCTGATTCCTAAATCCTACCAGCAGGATACTGGCTGATAAAACCACCCAGCTGCAAGCACATGCTACCATTCATGACAAAGAAAGGATGACTGCAAAGGTAGAGCTGTTAAGACCAGAGGCAAAGTTTTGAGCCATAATTCCCAGGCCTTGAAACCTAACAGTTTGCCTGGCTGTAATTTAGAATTGATTGGACCAGTgatttcattcccatcctcccccctcttttttttttttttttaagattttatttatttatttgagagcaggagtgagagcaagagagaaagagacagagtacaagtaggggaaggggcagaagtggagagaactctgcactgagcacagggcccaacatggggcttaatctcacgaccctaagatcaggacctgagctgaaatcaagagtctaatgctttattgactacaccacccaggtgccccctttcccctcctttttgAATAAGAATGGAATTGGAATCCCATGTACCTGGGAAATTGATGAAAAGTAGTGTTTGATAAACACTCTCGTCACTATGTGCTTACtgaattacaaagagaaaaggcTGGAAACATGAAAACCTGTTAAGATGtagaattaattaaaaactaGAATGGGGAAGTAGGAATTTAAAGGATGAAATTAATATTAgagattttgtaaagaaaaacgTTGCTAGAACCTGAAGATTAGAGCCTGGGTCTAGATACTTGAAATTTGGAGGTCAGTAGTAATCTTCAAGGAGCCTATTTGATGCAAGCATGAATGAATTTATGAAACACTAAGGTCAAAGCATCATTCTCTGATTACTTCCTTCTCATCTGGTCCTTTCTACCACTATCCCTTATTGTAGATAAATCCAACTCATGTTTAAAGGTCTAACAAAGCCCTTTTTAATTCACTAAATTCTTTCTGACTCTTGTAGTCCTCATTTAGGGTTCCATTCTCTAAGCATAATATATAACTTGGAACTCTAGAATCTCATGATACTCAGAGCAAAATGCTTTTATGGGTATTCAAGTTTAATTAACTATATCCTATATCCCCCTTACATATTTATAATGAACAGTGGCATATTAAGTGCTCTGAGAATGGCCTGGAATAAAGAACCTTGTTTAACTTTGTTCATTTCAATGTTTCCCAAACTTGTTTGGCCATCAAGGGTAGGGGCCACATCTTATACTTGTGTGTCAAGtgtccaataaatacataaattcataaaaattcaGTTGACATAGGCATTTCTATATAATGATGCTTATATTCTTTGTATCTACACATAAAGCTGTAATCTTCTAAAGACccacaacagatttttgtgtacatgtgtgtatttacataGATATTGTCTAACAgaagtcagaaatgaaaatatcaatgaaaagtaagaaaatgtggggctcctgggtgactcagtgggttaaagcttctgcctttggctcagcatgatcccagggtcctgggacccagcccggcttccagctctctgctccccagggagcctgcttcctcctctctctctgcctgcctctctgcctacttgtgatctctatctgtcaaataaataaaatcttaaaaaaaaaaaaagtaagaaaatgtgtCATGATGCTttaattaacaaatgaaataagcaatgtattaaaatgaattgaatttaatattaataaagtaCATTTAGGATTCTTTTTACATGTCTTAGCTCTATACATTAACTTACCAATGGCAGCTTTCCCCCAGATTTGTACATGGAAGTCTGTTTTCCCTTTTGTGGATTTATTTAATATCTGAAGGCTAGTTTTAAGTCTCTGTTGttgctcatttttttcatctccttCCCAAGGATTCCATTCTTCACTTCCCAGAGTAGACtgttctgtgttttaaaagagTAACAAACAATGTTTATCAGTAAGGTAGAGCTGTAGTTGTAGATAAATTCAAGCCATTTAAATTAAGTGTCAGGGAGTGCTTTTCATAGAGCTAAAGCAACCGAATTTGAACTGactaaacacaatttaaaaaataggaaatcagaatttaatttttattaaatctttattCTGAAAGATCTTAAAATGTTAATAGGAGACACAAAATTATCTCTCACAAATGAGACCTTCTAAAATAACTGGATAATAGGTATCGTTATAAGTTTAACATCTGCTATTCTTTATAGATTGTGTATACGTAAGCTATACATAAAAAGTTGACTTCAGAATGGtagtggaaatggaaatggaatggAAAGTGTCCAACAGTTCTATtgagaaaaattctgaaaaatgggAGAGATAAATCTGACTCCGATTCTGACAGAGGTCAAAATACAGGACAGATGACCACCATCTGGAGGTAAGGCACCGAGGCCTTCCCAAATCAGGACAAAATTAGAGAAGGCTCTTTGTTTCAATGAGGAAATAGAGGTCTTCAACCCAGCGGCCTTCCCAAGAATCTCTGCCATTCCGTGACAACGCCTTGCAAGTTCAAGACGTGTTTCACAGGAGTGCGCGCCAGCCCGCTTTGAAGGTGGGCAGCGGGGCCGGCTTGTGAGATTCGGGCGAGGACTGAGACAGCCGCACACGCTccgagcccgagcccgagcccaGGGCCGGCTACcgagagctggaggaggagaggcgCACCCTGGAGCCTGGGGGCACCCCTGGACCCGCGAGCCAGGTCAGCTGCCGCCCAGTGTCCTACCTCGGCCTCGCCTCTCCCGCGCCGCGGCCGCCCCCTTCCTTAGGCCCCGCAGAGACGCGGACGGCGGCCGGCGGCGGCGCCCGAAGAAGACGTGGTAGGCGgcgtagagagagaagaggcagtaCAGGGCGATGAGAAACGAGCAGAGCCGCTTCCGCGTCAGCCGCATCCCACTCCGGCTTCCCGTCCGCCACCACCACCCTCGTGCTGGGCCGGAAGAGAAGCCGGAGCTCGGGGCCGTACCCCTACGGCTTCAGGTGCAGGCCCAAGCCTggtgggctggggggcgggggcggagtaACCAGAAATAACCCCTCCTCCTTTTAAGCCCCACCCCGGAGCTGCCACGGCGcctccgccccgcccctcgcGCGGGCCCAgctcaggcccctccctcagcccttcccaaGCCTCTCCTAGGGCTTCgcctcgccccgccccgccccgccctagGCGTGGCTTCTTCCTGGGCTTTGGTAACCTGTAGGCGTGGGTCTTCCGAACTGGACGTTGGGAGATGTCAACTTAACCGCTCGCTGCTCCTTGACCTCTGTAGTTTACCGATGGCCTCTTTCAACCCTGTCCGCCTCCCCATGTACATAAAAGCTTACCTGTTAtctggccattaaaaaaaaacaaaaaacaccaacaaaCCCAAACACCACCACCCACCATGATCCATGATGTCCATGTGAAGGCATGGCCCATTCTAGTTTTTGTTCCCAGAGCTTACCAGGGGACCTGCCACATTACAGATGAATGATATACATGTCTATTTAAAAAAGCTAAGTggtggagtgcctggctggctcagttggtggaacatgggCTCCGAGGTTGGGATTTCGAGCCCCATAGCTGGGTGTAGAGGTTGCTTaagaataacatctttaaaaaaagaagttaagtggTAACAATGGCACAACATTGACAGCGTAATTAATGCCACTCAGTGGTACACTTAGAAATTGTTAGAATAgcaaattttgttatgtatatcTTACTACAGTATTtgagaaaattgttttattactGATAAGACTTGAGTGCACACAGGCATGTAGTCTTTTGTCAAATAAAGGCTGTAAAATTTAATCCTGTCAATAAACTTTCTTTGTCAAGTCCTTGTGAAGTTGGGCTACAGTTTTTTGTC
Proteins encoded in this window:
- the RXYLT1 gene encoding ribitol-5-phosphate xylosyltransferase 1 isoform X1; protein product: MRLTRKRLCSFLIALYCLFSLYAAYHVFFGRRRRPPSASLRGLRKGAAAARERRGREQSTLGSEEWNPWEGDEKNEQQQRLKTSLQILNKSTKGKTDFHVQIWGKAAIGLYLWEHIFEGLLDPTDVTAQWREGNSVVGRTHYSFITGPAVVPGYFPIDVNNVVLILNGREKAKIFYATQWLLYAQNLVQTKKLQHLAVVLLGNEHCNNEWINQFLRRNGGFVELLFIIYDSPWVDDVDIFQWPLGVATYRNFPLVEPSWSMLHNERPYLCNFLGTVYENSSRQALMNILKQDGNDKLCWVSAREQWQPQETNESLKNYQDALLQSDLTLCPVGVNTECYRIYEACSYGSVPVVEDIMTAGSCGNTSVYHNAPLQLLKSMDAPFIFIKNWNELPAVLEKEKTLILQEKVQRRKMLLHWYQNFKRELKRKFTNILESSFLMNNKG